Within Etheostoma spectabile isolate EspeVRDwgs_2016 unplaced genomic scaffold, UIUC_Espe_1.0 scaffold00015108, whole genome shotgun sequence, the genomic segment GTGGAGGTTGGGTGGAGGTTGTATGTTCTGCTGCCTCTACACTTCTCTGTGCTCCACTTTCAGGGTCAAAGGTGACTTTTGTCCTCGTCACCACGTCTATGACGTGGACTGAAGCCCAGAGATACTGCAGAGCTCACCACACCGACCTGGCCAGCGTGAGGAACTCGATCGACAACACGATGATACAGGATCTGATCAGTGGAGAACAAAGAGCCTGGATCGGACTCAACAGGGACCCCTGGAAGTGGTCTGATGGAACCAACTCCTCATTCAGCTTCTGGAAGACCGGGCAACCTGacatcaacatcaacaacaccaacaacatcaacaccaccaacaccaacaccaccaacaccaacaccaccactaccaccaccaacaccacccccaccaccaccaacaccaacaccagcaccaccacaccacaacaccaacaccagcaccaccaccaacaccaacaaCCCGAGCAAGACCTGCGCGGCTGCAGActtcagccaatcaggagccTGGGAGGAATGGCCATGTGACGTGCGGAGAGCGTTCATTTGCTACGGTCCAGTTGAGTGGTCTGATCCAGGTGAGTGGTACGGTCCAGGTGAATGGTACGATCCAGGTGAGGACTAGTCTTTTACATTTGGATTCAGGACTATAGGGATGAAGCGATCTACTCACCTTTCAATTCAGGATTTtcaccttcatgttgtcctcatgttgtccccatgttgtcttcatgttgccctcatgttgtcctcatgttgtccccatgttgtcctcatgttgtccccatgttgtcttcatgttgtcctcatgttgtcctcatgttgtccccatgttttcctcgtgttgtcttcaagttgtcctcctgttgtcctcatattgccCTCAAGGTTTcctcatattgtcttcatgttgtcttcctattgtcctcatgttgtcctcatgttgtcttcattttgtcctcattttgtccccatgttgtcttcatgttgtcctcatgttgtacccatgttgccctcatgttgtcctcatgttgtcttcattttgtcctcattttgtccccatgttgtcttcctgttgtcttcatgttttcctcatgttgccctcatgttgtcctcatgttgtcttgtcttcttgttgtcttcatgttgtcctcatgttgtcttcctgttgtcctcatgttgtcctcatgttgtcttgtcTTCATGTTGGCCTCAtttatcctcatgttgtcctcatgttatcctcatgttgtcctcattttgtccccatgttgtctgcatgttgtcctcattttgtccccatgttgtcttcatgttgtcctcatgttgtcttcatgttgtcctcatgttgtcctcatgttgtcttcatgttgtcctcatttcgtccccatgttgtcttcatgttgtcctcatgttgtccccatgctgtcctcatgttgtcctcatgttgtcttcatcttgtcctcatgttgtcctcatgttgtcctcatgttgtcgtcatgtgcccctcatgttgtcctcatgttgtcttaatgttgtcctcatgttgtcctcatgttgtccccatgttgtcctcatgttgtcctcatgttgtcctcatgttgtcctcacgttgtcctcatgttgtcctcatgttattgTCCAGACAGACATGTTATGACTGATAAAGTGTCTTTGATCCTTTGTTAAAGTGGTTCCTGTTATAAAGAAAGTGATGAAAGTGAAGTTTGAGACCAAGGAGAACCTGGACCTGAATGACCCTGCTGTGCTGGCGGCCATGTTGGATCAGGTACATCACACTGTAAATAATATGAAATCTCCAGTTGgtactttagatttcacagtaacatgCGTTTTACAGCAGAATCAAGTATCAATCAAGTATTACAATAGAAATCACAGTagagcccccctcccccccacagcTGATCTTTTCCAAATTTAGTAGAGAGCCTCAGAGCGGGATGCCAGGTctctcgggcttggacccctaaaccacaacaacagttatctcccaggtctttccataaagagcaggtctagaccggactctgggatgttatttatctcccaggtctttccataaagagcaggtctagaccaggactctgggatgttatttatctcccaggtctttccataaagagcaggtctagaccaggactctgggatgttatttatctcccaagtcttccataaagagcaggtctagaccaggactctgggatgttatttatctcccaggtctttccataaagagcaggtctagaccaggactctgggatgttatttatctcccaggtcttcataaagagcaggtctagaccaggactctgggatgttatttatctcccaggtctttccataaagagcaggtctagaccagactctgggatgttattatctcccaggtctttcataagagcaggtctagaccaggactctgggatgttattatctcccaggtctttccataagagcaggtctagaccaggactctgggatgttattatctCCCAAGTCTTCCATAaaggcaggtctagaccaggactctgggatgttatttatctcccagtctttccatgaagagcaggtctagaccaggactctgggatgttatttatctcccaggtctttccataaagagcaggtctagaccggactctgggatgttatttatctcccaggtctttcataaagagcaggtctagaccaggactctgggatgtattatctcccaggtctttccataaagaacaggtctagaccaggactcggGATGTTATTTacctcccaggtctttcataaagagcaggtctagaccaggactctgggatgttatttatctcccaggtctttccataaagagcaggtctagaccaggactctgggatgttatttatctcccaggtctttcataaagagcaggtctagaccggactctgggatgttatttatctcccaggtctttcataaagagcaggtctagaccaggactctggatgttatttatctcccaggtctttccataaagagcaggtctagaccaggactctgggatgttattatctcccaggtctttccataaagagcaggtctagaccaggactctgggatgttatttatctcccaggtctttccataaagagcagtctagaccaggactctgggatgttttttctcccaggtctttccataaagagcaggtctagaccaggactctgggatgttatttatctcccaggtctttccataaagagcaggtctagacggactctgggatgttatttatctcccaggtctttccataaagagcaggtctagaccggactctgggatgttattttaaGAGAGTTTGGTGTCTCAGATCCAACAGAAGCTGAGGGACCAGGTTCTGGACAAAAACATCAAGCTGAGCTGGAGGAAGCAGGACGATGGAGACGTCTTCCaccaggaggaagaggaggaagaggagaaggagggatgATGGAGACGTCTTCCaccaggaggaagaggaggaagaggaggacaagGGGAAGAGGGATGATGATGTCATTGAGTGTGTTTTCATCAACAAGcagaaatactaaaataaatatattcacAGCTTCTCAAATATGCAGATTTGATTCTTTCTTTAGTCATATCTGGTGATAAATTAACGcttgtgttgtgtatatatatatctatcctGTAcggtatatacagtatatgtgtgtatgtgtgtatgtgtgtatgtgtgtatgtgtgtatgtgtgtatgtgtgtatgtatgagcaTATATAGACAGTAGATGCTGTCTATATACAGGGAGTATAATAAGTATTTAACACGCTGCTATTTaacaagttctcccacttagaaaccatggagggtctgatgtcctcgtaggtgcatgtccactgtgagagacatgtccactgtgagaggcatgtccactgggagagacatgtccactgtgagag encodes:
- the LOC116679478 gene encoding myotubularin-related protein DDB_G0290005 produces the protein MTWTEAQRYCRAHHTDLASVRNSIDNTMIQDLISGEQRAWIGLNRDPWKWSDGTNSSFSFWKTGQPDININNTNNINTTNTNTTNTNTTTTTTNTTPTTTNTNTSTTTPQLVPVIKKVMKVKFETKENLDLNDPAVLAAMLDQIQQKLRDQVLDKNIKLSWRKQDDGDVFHQEEEEEEEKEG